Proteins encoded within one genomic window of Geoalkalibacter sp.:
- the nuoK gene encoding NADH-quinone oxidoreductase subunit NuoK: protein MIVPMSHILAFSGALFVMGLACVLAQRNLIMILIGVEIMLNAVGLTLVGASALWQKVDGQIFVIFLMAMTSAEVSISLAMVVYLRRRKGTLEADAFDGMKG from the coding sequence ATGATCGTGCCCATGTCGCACATCCTGGCCTTCTCCGGCGCCCTGTTCGTCATGGGCCTGGCCTGCGTGCTGGCGCAGCGCAATCTGATCATGATTCTCATCGGCGTCGAAATCATGCTCAACGCCGTGGGCCTGACCCTGGTGGGGGCCTCGGCCCTGTGGCAAAAGGTCGACGGGCAGATTTTCGTGATTTTTCTCATGGCCATGACCTCGGCGGAAGTGTCCATTTCCCTGGCCATGGTGGTCTATCTGCGGCGGCGCAAGGGCACCCTGGAAGCCGACGCCTTTGACGGGATGAAAGGCTGA
- the nuoI gene encoding NADH-quinone oxidoreductase subunit NuoI has product MTLWRDIKGTVQPFWVTLRNLLRRPVTVRYPEQKRVPPPRYRARIVLTRDPDGGERCVACYLCSAACPVDCISMQAAEAPDGRRYAAWFRINFARCIYCGLCAEACPTLAIQMTPDFAFCKSDPLRMVYEKEDLLINDGGKDREYNFYRHAGIGVVNPRGGNDDEYGPVDVKSNLP; this is encoded by the coding sequence ATGACTCTTTGGCGCGACATCAAGGGCACCGTGCAGCCCTTCTGGGTGACCCTGCGCAACCTGCTGCGGCGACCGGTGACGGTGCGGTACCCGGAGCAGAAGCGCGTGCCGCCGCCGCGCTATCGCGCGCGCATCGTGCTGACCCGCGACCCCGACGGCGGCGAGCGTTGCGTGGCCTGCTATCTGTGCAGCGCCGCCTGCCCGGTGGACTGCATCTCCATGCAGGCGGCCGAAGCCCCCGACGGCCGCCGTTATGCCGCCTGGTTTCGCATCAACTTCGCGCGCTGCATCTACTGCGGGCTGTGCGCCGAGGCCTGCCCGACGCTCGCCATCCAGATGACGCCCGATTTCGCCTTCTGCAAAAGCGATCCGCTGCGCATGGTCTACGAGAAAGAGGACCTGCTCATCAACGACGGCGGCAAGGACCGGGAGTACAATTTCTACCGGCACGCGGGCATCGGCGTGGTCAACCCGCGCGGCGGCAACGACGACGAGTACGGTCCGGTGGATGTGAAGAGCAATCTGCCTTGA
- the nuoE gene encoding NADH-quinone oxidoreductase subunit NuoE, with protein sequence MQELLPQEQINAWKERLAGHHHPMELAVDVLRAIQDHHGWVPDTGVELAAELLGTTPLRVEELATFYDKIYRRPVGRWVIHVCDSICCWSRGAEEVVGVLREQLGIGFGETSADGRFTLLPTCCLGACGEAPAMMIGLTTYGHLTAERIGEILAAHRREVGP encoded by the coding sequence ATGCAGGAACTGCTGCCGCAGGAACAGATCAATGCCTGGAAGGAGCGGTTGGCCGGCCATCACCATCCCATGGAACTGGCGGTGGATGTACTGCGCGCCATTCAGGATCACCACGGCTGGGTGCCCGACACGGGGGTCGAGCTGGCGGCGGAGCTCCTCGGCACCACGCCCCTGCGGGTCGAGGAGCTGGCCACCTTCTACGACAAGATTTACCGGCGGCCGGTGGGGCGGTGGGTGATTCATGTGTGCGATTCCATCTGCTGCTGGAGTCGCGGCGCCGAGGAGGTGGTGGGCGTGCTGCGCGAGCAACTCGGCATCGGGTTCGGCGAAACCAGCGCCGACGGCCGGTTCACCCTGCTGCCGACCTGTTGCCTGGGCGCCTGCGGCGAGGCGCCGGCGATGATGATCGGCCTGACCACCTACGGTCACCTGACGGCGGAGCGCATCGGCGAAATTCTCGCCGCGCACAGGCGCGAGGTCGGCCCATGA
- a CDS encoding NADH-quinone oxidoreductase subunit J family protein encodes MASAIFYLLGFTALAATALCITRRNPVHAVVYLVNALFALALMFYQLGAPLVAAWEVIIYAGAVMVLFLFIIMMLELTPTGAEMQGPGWRRWGPVLLLSLVILGCTLALLGIDADKDGVPAFWVSPREFGAALFDQYALAVQVVSFQLLYAAVGAFYVGKGTLRRRPQGGEAP; translated from the coding sequence ATGGCCTCTGCAATTTTCTACCTTCTCGGCTTTACCGCCCTGGCGGCGACCGCCCTGTGCATCACCCGGCGCAATCCGGTGCACGCCGTGGTCTACCTGGTCAATGCCCTGTTCGCCCTGGCGCTCATGTTCTATCAACTCGGCGCGCCGCTGGTGGCGGCCTGGGAGGTGATCATCTACGCCGGGGCGGTCATGGTGCTGTTTTTGTTCATCATCATGATGCTCGAACTGACCCCCACCGGCGCCGAGATGCAGGGGCCGGGCTGGCGGCGCTGGGGACCGGTGCTGCTGCTGTCCCTGGTGATTCTCGGCTGCACCCTGGCCCTGCTCGGCATCGACGCCGACAAGGACGGCGTGCCCGCTTTCTGGGTGTCGCCGCGCGAGTTCGGCGCGGCGCTCTTCGACCAGTACGCCCTGGCGGTGCAGGTGGTGTCCTTTCAGCTGCTCTACGCGGCGGTCGGGGCCTTTTACGTCGGCAAGGGCACCCTGCGGCGGCGGCCGCAAGGGGGGGAAGCGCCATGA
- the nuoF gene encoding NADH-quinone oxidoreductase subunit NuoF, translating into MSNYPQVLFKNRRPGETVFLDAYVAAGGYAGLKKALKTMTPGEVTATVKAAGLRGRGGAGFVTGLKWSFFPADHPGEKYLVCNGDEMEPGTYKDRQLLLADPHQLIEGMLIAAYALQVPVGYIFLRYAYEDCARVVEGALAEARRAGYLGPNILGSGFSCELRLHRSAGRYILGEETALLNGLEGRRPNPRSKPPFPAQKGLFGKPTTVNNVETLANVPHILVHGADWYQGLALTEKSAGTKLFGLSGHLNRTPCVELPLGVPLGEVITEHGGGVRQGRAFKACLPGGASTPFLTRAHWDLPMDFDALAAAHSRLGTACVTVFDEGTCMVAATLNLNRFFARESCGWCTPCRDGLAMVSWLLEKIETGRGVQDDIAMLQDQLRNISGRSFCALAEGAMGPVEALLRLFMDELEDHVKKGRCPFR; encoded by the coding sequence ATGAGCAATTATCCCCAGGTGCTGTTCAAGAATCGCCGGCCCGGCGAAACGGTCTTTCTCGATGCCTATGTGGCGGCCGGGGGCTATGCCGGGCTGAAAAAGGCCCTCAAGACGATGACGCCGGGCGAGGTCACGGCGACGGTCAAGGCGGCGGGGTTGCGCGGGCGCGGCGGCGCGGGCTTCGTTACGGGACTGAAATGGTCATTCTTCCCGGCGGATCACCCGGGGGAGAAATACCTGGTGTGCAACGGCGACGAAATGGAGCCGGGCACCTACAAGGACCGCCAACTGCTGCTCGCCGATCCCCACCAGCTGATCGAGGGCATGCTTATCGCCGCCTACGCGCTTCAGGTGCCGGTGGGCTACATTTTTCTGCGTTACGCCTACGAGGACTGCGCGCGCGTCGTCGAGGGCGCCCTTGCCGAGGCGCGCCGCGCCGGTTATCTGGGGCCGAACATTCTTGGCTCGGGCTTTTCCTGCGAGCTGCGCCTGCATCGCAGCGCCGGACGCTACATCCTCGGCGAGGAGACGGCGCTGCTCAACGGGCTCGAAGGCCGCCGCCCCAATCCGCGCAGCAAGCCGCCCTTTCCCGCGCAAAAAGGGCTGTTCGGCAAGCCGACCACGGTCAACAACGTCGAGACCCTGGCCAATGTGCCGCACATCCTCGTCCACGGCGCCGACTGGTACCAGGGCCTGGCGCTCACCGAAAAGAGCGCGGGCACCAAGCTCTTCGGGCTCTCGGGCCATCTCAACCGCACGCCCTGCGTCGAGCTGCCGTTGGGCGTTCCCCTGGGCGAGGTCATTACGGAGCATGGCGGCGGGGTTCGCCAGGGGCGCGCCTTCAAGGCTTGCCTGCCGGGGGGCGCCTCGACGCCCTTTCTGACCCGCGCGCACTGGGATCTGCCCATGGATTTCGATGCCCTGGCCGCCGCCCACAGCCGCCTGGGCACCGCCTGCGTCACGGTGTTCGACGAGGGCACCTGCATGGTCGCAGCGACCCTCAATCTCAACCGCTTCTTCGCGCGCGAGAGCTGCGGCTGGTGCACGCCCTGTCGCGACGGGCTGGCCATGGTCAGCTGGCTGCTGGAAAAGATCGAAACCGGGCGCGGCGTCCAAGACGACATCGCCATGCTGCAGGATCAGCTGCGCAATATCAGCGGACGCTCCTTCTGCGCCCTGGCCGAAGGGGCCATGGGGCCGGTGGAGGCGCTGCTGCGCCTGTTCATGGATGAACTCGAAGATCATGTGAAAAAGGGCCGCTGCCCATTTCGTTGA
- the nuoG gene encoding NADH-quinone oxidoreductase subunit NuoG, with translation MPKLTIDNQSVEVPEGANVLEAAKQLGIVIPHFCYHEALGAVGACRLCAMKFEDGPVKGIQMACMVIAQEGMVVSTLDPAAVELRAHVIEWLMMNHPHDCPVCDEGGECQLQDMTVAGGHTLRRYRGLKRTYHNQHLGPFIAHEMNRCIQCYRCARTYQDYCGGEDFGVLGTNQRVYFGRFRDGRLESPFSGNLVDVCPTGVFTDKTFRFKSRYWDLEEAPSICPHCALGCATIPGGRYRELQRVRAGVNRQTNGFFICDRGRFGYAHANHPQRPRAPRVDGRDVSWPQALEAVRERLDPIIATHGPRALAFLGSSRASLEANAQLRAWARRLGSERVVHETHGPRDWTARTLAAGLGAQARSLEDIRHSDCLVLIGADPQNEAPLLALALRQAVRKGASLTLIDPRPVRLPCRAAHLPLAPWRLGEALAALGDNDYSAFSRQEAVFLEGLRESLDKAQRPVLIGGGDLLGPAGMGQLLELARRLSRAERACGLLGVLSGPNSFGAALLSAEGPDFDELSNAMISGEIRALVCLECDPLSQAADPLHAGLALSRLEALIVLDNLATPTAHRADILLPTCVTAEGAGCFVNTEGRMLAFEKVMAPGLPLRDAGDGAHPPRVFFADTPGAAPRPAWDILAALQGRELSLADVRRELATQDERFAGLVELRAEGEGRRIAGCGGPAPDIRIREFTPGKGELALLVCEELFASEEIAAFSAPLDEVRPQPRLILHPIDARRLSIADGEAVRLHTDLEEVVLPVSVRQDCAPGVVLLPRVRGSLVEAFVPGNGPQPCRISREADYA, from the coding sequence ATGCCGAAACTGACCATCGACAACCAAAGCGTCGAGGTGCCCGAGGGTGCCAACGTCCTTGAGGCGGCCAAGCAGCTGGGGATCGTCATTCCCCATTTCTGCTACCACGAGGCGCTGGGAGCGGTGGGGGCCTGCCGGCTATGTGCCATGAAATTCGAGGACGGCCCGGTCAAAGGTATCCAGATGGCGTGCATGGTGATCGCCCAGGAGGGCATGGTGGTGTCCACCCTGGATCCGGCGGCGGTGGAGCTGCGTGCCCATGTCATCGAGTGGCTGATGATGAATCATCCCCACGATTGCCCGGTGTGCGACGAGGGCGGCGAATGCCAGCTGCAGGACATGACGGTGGCCGGCGGCCATACACTCCGCCGCTATCGCGGCCTCAAGCGCACCTACCACAATCAGCATCTCGGCCCCTTCATCGCCCACGAGATGAACCGCTGCATCCAGTGCTACCGCTGCGCGCGCACCTATCAGGATTACTGCGGCGGCGAGGACTTCGGCGTGCTCGGCACCAATCAGCGCGTTTATTTCGGGCGCTTTCGCGACGGGCGGCTGGAGAGCCCCTTCTCCGGCAATCTGGTCGATGTCTGCCCCACCGGGGTGTTCACCGACAAGACCTTCCGCTTCAAGAGCCGCTATTGGGATCTCGAGGAGGCCCCCTCCATCTGCCCTCATTGCGCCCTGGGCTGCGCGACCATTCCCGGCGGCCGCTACCGTGAGTTGCAGCGGGTGCGCGCCGGTGTCAACCGCCAAACCAACGGCTTTTTCATCTGCGATCGCGGCCGCTTCGGTTACGCCCACGCCAATCATCCTCAGCGCCCGCGCGCGCCGCGCGTCGACGGCCGGGACGTCTCCTGGCCGCAGGCCCTGGAGGCCGTGCGCGAACGTCTGGATCCGATCATCGCCACTCACGGGCCGCGCGCCCTGGCGTTTCTCGGGTCGTCGCGCGCCAGTCTCGAAGCCAACGCGCAGCTGCGCGCCTGGGCACGCCGGCTGGGCAGCGAGCGCGTCGTCCACGAGACCCATGGGCCGCGTGACTGGACGGCGCGCACCCTGGCCGCGGGGCTGGGAGCTCAGGCGCGCAGCCTGGAGGATATCCGCCACAGCGATTGCCTGGTGCTGATCGGCGCCGACCCCCAGAACGAAGCGCCGCTCCTGGCCCTGGCCCTGCGCCAGGCGGTGCGCAAGGGGGCGTCCCTGACCCTGATCGATCCACGTCCGGTGCGCCTGCCCTGCCGCGCGGCGCATCTGCCCTTGGCCCCCTGGCGGCTTGGCGAGGCTCTTGCGGCCCTGGGCGACAACGACTACTCGGCCTTCAGCCGCCAGGAGGCGGTGTTTCTCGAAGGTCTGCGTGAGTCCCTGGACAAAGCCCAGCGCCCGGTGCTCATCGGCGGCGGCGATCTGCTGGGTCCGGCCGGTATGGGGCAACTGCTGGAGTTGGCGCGCCGCTTGAGCCGCGCGGAGCGGGCCTGCGGCCTTCTGGGCGTGCTGTCGGGCCCCAACAGTTTCGGCGCGGCGCTTCTTTCCGCGGAAGGTCCCGATTTCGACGAACTGAGCAACGCCATGATCAGCGGCGAGATCCGCGCCCTGGTCTGCCTGGAGTGCGATCCCCTAAGCCAGGCCGCCGATCCCCTGCATGCGGGCCTGGCCCTGTCGCGCCTCGAAGCGCTGATCGTCCTGGACAACCTGGCGACGCCGACCGCGCATCGCGCCGATATCCTCCTGCCGACCTGCGTCACGGCCGAAGGGGCGGGCTGTTTCGTCAACACCGAGGGACGCATGCTGGCCTTCGAGAAGGTCATGGCTCCGGGTCTGCCCCTGCGCGACGCAGGCGACGGCGCGCACCCGCCGCGCGTTTTTTTCGCCGACACGCCGGGCGCCGCGCCGCGGCCCGCCTGGGACATCCTGGCCGCCCTCCAGGGGCGTGAGCTCTCTCTTGCGGACGTGCGCCGGGAACTGGCGACGCAGGACGAGCGTTTCGCCGGATTGGTTGAACTGCGCGCCGAGGGGGAAGGACGGCGCATCGCAGGCTGCGGCGGCCCCGCGCCGGACATCCGGATCCGCGAATTCACGCCCGGGAAGGGAGAGCTGGCGCTGCTGGTGTGCGAGGAGCTGTTTGCGTCCGAAGAAATCGCGGCCTTTTCCGCGCCCTTGGATGAGGTGCGGCCGCAGCCCCGCCTGATCCTGCATCCAATCGACGCCCGGCGTCTTAGCATCGCCGACGGCGAGGCGGTGCGCCTGCACACCGATCTTGAGGAGGTGGTCCTGCCAGTGAGCGTGCGGCAGGACTGCGCACCGGGAGTTGTGCTCTTGCCGCGCGTGCGCGGCAGTCTGGTCGAGGCCTTCGTGCCGGGGAACGGACCGCAGCCCTGCCGCATCAGCCGGGAGGCGGATTATGCCTGA
- the nuoL gene encoding NADH-quinone oxidoreductase subunit L, whose amino-acid sequence MSAGLLFLILAFPLMGALFNLLLGEMLTRWARAGVAVASVAASALATLALWPLAAGEGTRATLFTWLESGGFQVPVEILFDPLSASMTLMVTLVSTLIHLYAAGYMEDEVDTTRFFVLLNLFVFAMLCIVLADNLLLLFLGWEGVGFCSYALIGFWYREEKNAAAGRKAFLVTRVGDVFFGIALLWLFALFGTLSISAINAQAGLLGSGTLLALTLLLLGGACGKSAQLPLMTWLPDAMAGPTPVSALIHAATMVTAGVYLLCRLFPLVSLSESGMAVIALVGALSALYAASCALAQREIKRVLAFSTMSQVGFMMLAVGAGAVSAAMFHLFTHAFFKALLFMAAGCVIHLTGGENDITRMGGVRKQSPFVFWMFLAGALCLAGAPLTGGFFSKDEILLADFARATLFYRGIWLLGTLTALLTALYTFRLVYLVFAGEARGHAHPHVLPGLMRWTLVPLALLALGGGLLNLPPIYGGKEHLHHFLGPLGGVKMLTGHAVEWALAGLAVVLFLLGWALAHWRYGRQRPEPGGALPAFLLAGWRADRLVEVLVLRPFHVLAGWLWLWGDRRLIDGSLEGAGRLCLSGGERLRRLTTGRLSTYLAAFAWGLVVILGYFVLLILK is encoded by the coding sequence ATGAGCGCGGGCCTGCTGTTTCTGATCCTGGCTTTCCCCCTGATGGGCGCGCTGTTCAATCTGCTGCTCGGCGAGATGTTGACGCGCTGGGCGCGGGCGGGCGTGGCGGTGGCCTCCGTGGCGGCGAGCGCCCTCGCCACCTTGGCCCTCTGGCCGCTGGCGGCGGGGGAGGGGACGCGCGCGACTCTCTTCACTTGGCTGGAAAGCGGCGGCTTCCAGGTGCCGGTGGAGATTCTTTTCGATCCTTTGTCGGCCTCCATGACGCTCATGGTGACGCTGGTCTCGACTCTGATTCATCTCTACGCCGCCGGTTACATGGAAGATGAGGTCGATACCACGCGCTTTTTCGTGCTGCTCAACCTGTTTGTCTTCGCCATGCTGTGTATCGTGCTGGCGGACAACCTGCTGCTGCTGTTTCTCGGCTGGGAGGGAGTGGGTTTTTGCTCCTACGCCCTGATCGGTTTCTGGTACCGCGAGGAGAAAAACGCCGCCGCCGGACGCAAGGCGTTTCTCGTCACGCGCGTCGGCGATGTGTTTTTCGGCATCGCCCTGCTGTGGCTGTTCGCCCTGTTCGGCACCCTGAGCATCAGCGCCATCAACGCCCAGGCCGGACTGCTCGGTTCCGGCACCCTGCTTGCCTTGACGCTGCTGCTGCTCGGCGGCGCCTGCGGCAAGTCGGCGCAACTGCCGCTCATGACCTGGCTGCCCGACGCCATGGCCGGGCCGACGCCGGTCTCGGCCCTGATCCACGCCGCCACCATGGTCACCGCCGGGGTCTATCTGCTGTGTCGGCTGTTTCCCCTGGTCTCCCTCTCGGAGTCAGGCATGGCGGTGATCGCCCTGGTCGGCGCTCTCTCCGCCCTCTATGCCGCCAGTTGCGCCCTGGCGCAGCGCGAGATCAAGCGGGTGCTGGCATTCTCCACCATGAGCCAGGTGGGCTTCATGATGCTCGCCGTGGGCGCGGGGGCGGTCTCGGCCGCCATGTTCCATCTGTTCACCCACGCCTTCTTCAAGGCCTTGCTGTTCATGGCGGCGGGCTGCGTGATTCACCTCACCGGCGGCGAGAACGACATCACCCGCATGGGCGGGGTGCGCAAGCAGTCGCCCTTCGTGTTCTGGATGTTTCTCGCCGGCGCCCTGTGCCTGGCCGGCGCGCCCCTCACGGGCGGTTTTTTCTCCAAGGATGAGATCCTGCTCGCCGATTTCGCCCGCGCCACGCTTTTCTATCGCGGCATCTGGCTGCTCGGCACCCTGACCGCGTTGCTCACCGCCCTCTACACCTTTCGCCTGGTTTATCTGGTGTTCGCCGGTGAAGCGCGCGGCCACGCCCACCCGCACGTGCTGCCCGGGCTGATGCGCTGGACCCTGGTGCCCCTGGCGCTGCTCGCCCTGGGTGGCGGTCTGCTCAACCTTCCGCCCATCTACGGCGGCAAGGAGCATCTCCATCATTTTCTCGGGCCCCTGGGCGGCGTCAAGATGCTCACCGGGCACGCCGTGGAATGGGCGCTGGCGGGGTTGGCGGTGGTGTTGTTTCTTCTCGGCTGGGCGCTCGCGCACTGGCGCTATGGGCGGCAACGGCCCGAACCCGGCGGCGCACTGCCTGCCTTTCTTCTGGCGGGTTGGCGGGCCGATCGGCTGGTGGAGGTGCTGGTGTTGCGACCCTTTCATGTCCTGGCCGGCTGGTTGTGGCTTTGGGGGGATCGTCGACTCATCGACGGATCCCTGGAAGGGGCGGGGCGCTTGTGCCTGAGCGGCGGCGAGCGCCTGCGGCGGCTGACCACCGGGCGCCTGAGCACCTATCTGGCGGCTTTCGCCTGGGGGCTGGTGGTAATTCTGGGCTACTTTGTATTGCTGATATTGAAGTAG
- the nuoH gene encoding NADH-quinone oxidoreductase subunit NuoH: MPEWLISLVLILVKLGLVFFVLLTGAAYLVLAERKLLGRMQLRYGPNRVGPFGLLQPLADAVKLLTKEDFIPAQADKFIFFVAPGLAAVTALLAFAVVPFAPPITLFGREVPLVVCDLNIGVLYFLGLSSLAVYGVALGGWASNSKYALLGGIRGLSQLISYELAVGLSLVPVVLMARSFSLTDIVLAQQGAPFALLNPLAFLIFLVSVAAESKRIPFDLPEAENELVAGFHTEYSGMRFGLFFVGEYINMMILGAMITVFFLGGWLGPWLPPIVWFLLKVLAVAFFFIWVRGTLPRLRYDQLMHFGWKVLIPLSLVNVLVTGAVLLWRQG, encoded by the coding sequence ATGCCTGAGTGGCTCATCAGCCTGGTGCTGATCCTGGTCAAGCTCGGCCTGGTGTTTTTCGTGCTGCTCACCGGCGCGGCCTACCTGGTGCTGGCCGAACGCAAGCTGCTCGGGCGCATGCAGCTGCGCTACGGCCCTAACCGCGTAGGGCCTTTCGGATTGCTGCAACCCCTGGCCGATGCCGTCAAGCTCCTCACCAAGGAGGATTTTATCCCGGCCCAGGCCGACAAATTCATCTTCTTCGTCGCGCCGGGGCTGGCGGCGGTGACCGCCCTGCTGGCTTTTGCCGTGGTGCCCTTCGCGCCGCCCATCACCCTGTTTGGCCGTGAGGTGCCCCTGGTGGTGTGCGATCTCAACATCGGTGTGCTTTATTTTCTGGGGCTCTCGTCCCTGGCGGTGTACGGCGTGGCCCTGGGCGGCTGGGCGTCCAATTCCAAATACGCCCTGCTCGGCGGCATCCGCGGGCTCTCCCAGCTTATCAGCTACGAACTGGCCGTGGGCCTGTCCCTGGTGCCGGTGGTGCTCATGGCGCGCTCCTTTTCCCTCACCGACATCGTGCTGGCCCAGCAGGGCGCACCCTTTGCCCTGCTCAATCCCCTGGCGTTCCTGATTTTCCTGGTGAGCGTGGCCGCCGAGTCGAAACGCATTCCCTTTGATCTGCCCGAGGCGGAAAACGAGCTGGTGGCGGGTTTTCACACGGAATATTCGGGCATGCGCTTCGGCCTGTTTTTCGTCGGCGAGTACATCAACATGATGATCCTCGGCGCCATGATCACGGTGTTTTTCCTCGGCGGTTGGCTGGGCCCCTGGCTGCCGCCCATCGTCTGGTTTCTGCTCAAGGTGCTGGCCGTGGCGTTTTTCTTCATCTGGGTGCGCGGCACCCTGCCGCGCCTGCGCTATGATCAGCTCATGCACTTCGGCTGGAAAGTCTTGATTCCTTTGTCCCTGGTGAATGTACTGGTGACGGGGGCGGTGCTGTTGTGGAGGCAAGGATGA